A window from Cryptomeria japonica chromosome 1, Sugi_1.0, whole genome shotgun sequence encodes these proteins:
- the LOC131038904 gene encoding histone-lysine N-methyltransferase family member SUVH9: METNGKDGPASTPAILNVQAMRTVSPLLRPQQARLAVAPQPASTQHAFVSPYPAFDAAEIRKRIQQNILLRATEQSRSSALPGARNPNAEFHTQGTTDKFPFEKTNLDAFCNWKGSVNTLKEPFYVETAIKTTAPKSSDPCWFPVFNKEQSVCSQTPWVVHPQADMHLNSQMVYDSRGRVTLDKFRVNGDQIPATVKHDCPSQNIPHTQHFFKSNASVPRVHEENPIYSEQLQRGISHSDPFRQHPSDLKQHAMLYMHNKVAGGNMEATDLNSSTVMLDSQGNIDIVSEGVIEATNMELNSMPSNPKITESEGNIKPPNLYLRAMPDNRENTQPDGNTNSASLYQENTESERKIEGENQNIQIPSNSCRQLMEANTPIIETPVKFNNYLPVPVIPKAEYIPDYSTPKPPGEYGARPVHSSSLYSGNLSLVPKTEYENSRSVAIVQNHIERGSTSTLMVPNMNDQVVPTADELRSALAKSLKRFKDLTVLYPGSSTLEPHGSLSMFVNTETEIGSRKRKRPRPTRPRPVIQNPYPSVNGNDRELVMRALVTYDALRRQLQDETRRPDLQAGVLMLDKGLAVNRDRRIVGAIPGVNVGDHFYFRMELCVIGLHCPTQAGIDYITAKNNEWNEPVATSIIASGGYEDDEDVSGEELIYTGHGGNNYLLDRKQPVDQKLERGNFALERSRHYQIEIRVIRGIKDSGSPSGKIYIYDGLYKVQNSWLDRGRSGSGVFKYKLIRTPGQPELGSVILKNARRWKLDPTLRVGLVHPDVSLRIENLPVCLVNDVDNEKGPPHFEYITSVRYPDFLVSISQGCECLGQCSTMHNCSCIQKNGGQMPYNANGVLIKGKPLVYECGNHCKCPLSCWNRTTQRGLNARLEIFRTRGASANANGWGVRSWDPIPAGSFICEYTGEVIYTEGIDADQQCNVDSEYIFNPRKVTECGDVSHILCEQQQDASSILVCAPTPANLNFLIDASKMGNVSRFINHGSFPNANVFVQFVLHDHLDCRFPHVMLFALYNIPPLTELLLDYKEEKVLIQPQEDVLIKAKEEADIGSAFECSHKVVKIEPSYT; the protein is encoded by the coding sequence ATGGAGACGAATGGAAAGGATGGACCGGCGAGCACACCGGCTATTTTGAACGTACAGGCTATGCGTACAGTTTCGCCATTACTGAGGCCTCAGCAGGCCCGTCTTGCAGTCGCTCCACAGCCTGCAAGTACACAACATGCTTTTGTTTCTCCGTACCCTGCTTTTGATGCTGCAGAGATCCGGAAAAGGATTCAGCAAAACATTCTTCTCAGAGCCACAGAACAGTCCAGGAGTTCTGCACTGCCTGGGGCTCGAAACCCTAATGCTGAATTCCATACGCAAGGTACTACTGATAAATTCCCTTTTGAAAAAACTAATTTGGACGCGTTTTGTAATTGGAAGGGTAGTGTAAATACGTTAAAGGAGCCCTTCTATGTTGAAACGGCCATTAAAACCACCGCTCCCAAGTCATCTGATCCGTGTTGGTTCCCGGTTTTTAATAAGGAACAATCGGTCTGCAGTCAGACCCCCTGGGTAGTGCACCCTCAAGCAGATATGCATTTAAATTCTCAGATGGTTTATGATAGTCGGGGTCGTGTGACTCTTGATAAGTTCAGAGTAAATGGTGATCAAATCCCTGCAACTGTTAAACATGACTGCCCTTCACAGAACATTCCTCATACACAGCACTTCTTCAAATCCAATGCCAGTGTACCACGTGTACATGAGGAGAATCCGATTTATAGTGAACAGTTGCAAAGGGGTATCAGCCATAGCGATCCGTTTCGGCAGCACCCCTCAGATTTGAAACAACATGCTATGCTTTATATGCACAACAAGGTAGCTGGAGGAAACATGGAGGCTACAGATTTGAATTCATCAACTGTCATGCTTGATAGTCAAGGCAATATAGATATAGTGTCAGAAGGAGTAATCGAGGCCACAAATATGGAACTAAATAGCATGCCCTCTAATCCCAAAATCACAGAATCCGAAGGAAATATTAAGCCTCCAAACTTGTATCTCCGTGCCATGCCTGATAATCGAGAAAATACTCAACCTGATGGAAACACTAATTCTGCAAGTTTGTATCAAGAAAACACAGAATCTGAGAGAAAAATTGAAGGTGAAAATCAGAACATTCAAATTCCCTCTAATAGTTGCAGACAACTTATGGAAGCCAACACACCGATCATAGAGACACCTGTCAAATTTAATAACTATTTACCAGTACCAGTTATACCCAAGGCGGAATATATCCCTGATTATAGTACTCCCAAGCCGCCTGGAGAATATGGTGCTAGGCCAGTTCATTCTTCAAGCTTGTATTCAGGCAATCTGTCTCTTGTACCCAAAACAGAATATGAAAATTCAAGGAGCGTAGCTATCGTACAAAACCACATAGAGAGGGGGAGTACTTCAACACTAATGGTACCTAATATGAATGACCAGGTGGTGCCAACTGCAGATGAATTGAGGTCTGCTCTTGCGAAGAGTCTGAAACGCTTCAAGGATTTAACTGTGCTCTATCCAGGTTCTTCCACACTTGAGCCTCATGGTAGTCTGTCTATGTTCGTGAACACAGAGACCGAAATTGGCAGCAGAAAGCGCAAGCGACCTAGACCCACTAGACCTAGACCAGTGATCCAAAATCCATATCCATCTGTTAATGGCAACGACAGGGAATTAGTCATGAGGGCCCTCGTGACATATGATGCATTGAGGCGTCAACTTCAGGATGAAACCAGGCGGCCTGATTTGCAAGCAGGGGTCTTGATGTTGGATAAAGGATTGGCAGTAAACCGAGACAGAAGGATAGTGGGTGCCATCCCGGGTGTCAACGTGGGTGATCACTTCTATTTTCGGATGGAGCTCTGCGTGATTGGTTTGCATTGCCCAACTCAGGCCGGCATTGATTATATCACTGCTAAAAACAATGAATGGAATGAGCCTGTTGCTACCAGTATCATTGCTTCGGGTGGATATGAGGACGACGAGGATGTTAGTGGCGAAGAATTGATTTATACCGGTCACGGAGGAAACAATTATCTATTGGATAGAAAGCAGCCCGTTGATCAAAAGCTTGAGAGGGGTAATTTTGCCTTGGAACGGAGCAGACACTATCAAATTGAGATTCGAGTGATTCGCGGCATCAAGGATAGCGGGAGTCCTTCTGGTAAGATTTATATATACGACGgcctttataaagttcaaaattcttGGTTAGATAGAGGGCGTTCAGGATCTGGGGTCTTTAAGTACAAGCTTATTAGGACACCAGGCCAACCTGAACTGGGTTCTGTAATTTTGAAGAACGCTAGGAGATGGAAGTTAGATCCTACTTTGAGAGTTGGTCTTGTTCATCCTGATGTATCCTTGAGGATCGAGAACTTGCCTGTTTGTCTTGTTAATGATGTTGACAATGAAAAAGGGCCACCACATTTTGAGTACATTACTAGTGTTAGATATCCTGATTTCTTAGTGAGCATTTCTCAGGGATGTGAATGTTTGGGTCAGTGTAGTACAATGCATAACTGCTCCTGTATTCAGAAGAACGGAGGGCAGATGCCCTACAATGCTAATGGTGTTCTTATCAAGGGGAAGCCTTTGGTTTATGAGTGTGGCAATCACTGCAAATGTCCTCTAAGCTGTTGGAACAGAACAACCCAAAGGGGGTTGAATGCCCGTTTGGAGATTTTCAGAACTAGAGGTGCTAGTGCTAATGCTAATGGATGGGGTGTGCGGTCTTGGGATCCAATTCCAGCAGGTAGCTTTATATGTGAATATACAGGTGAAGTTATATACACAGAAGGGATAGATGCAGATCAACAATGCAACGTGGACAGTGAATATATATTTAATCCGAGGAAAGTTACAGAATGTGGAGATGTCTCTCATATTCTTTGTGAACAGCAGCAAGATGCTTCGTCGATTCTAGTTTGTGCACCAACTCCAGCAAATCTCAATTTTCTCATAGATGCCAGCAAAATGGGGAATGTTTCTCGTTTCATAAATCATGGTAGTTTTCCTAATGCTAATGTCTTTGTGCAGTTTGTCTTACACGATCATCTGGATTGTAGATTCCCTCATGTGATGCTCTTTGCTCTGTATAATATTCCTCCTCTAACCGAGCTGCTGCTTGATTATAAAGAAGAGAAAGTTCTGATTCAGCCACAAGAAGATGTTTTGATTAAGGCCAAAGAAGAGGCAGACATTGGATCTGCTTTTGAATGTAGTCATAAAGTAGTGAAGATTGAGCCTTCTTATACATAA